A portion of the uncultured Draconibacterium sp. genome contains these proteins:
- a CDS encoding alkaline phosphatase, whose product MLQKLFLLFAFCALTFGTFAQDAYLNAESEDTDKVYQGKPPYEVKMYPQKFKAEKPKNIIFLIGDGMGVSQVFSGITANQGHLFLENLRHIGFSKTQSADNYITDSAAGGTALSCGVKTYNGAIGVNPDTVKVKSILEEAEDKGLATGLVSTSAITHATPASFIAHQPSRNMYEAIATDFLKTDIDVFIGGGNDHFTKRKDGRNLAKELEDKGYTYETDINKIAQIKSGKLAGLTAGVHNGRMEERGDMLPVATTTALNILDNNDKGFFLMVEGSQIDWGGHASSTVYIVEDMLDFDQTIGKALEFAAKDGETLVLVTADHETGGMALTGGDMNTGMVKADFPTTGHSAVMVPVFAYGPGAEEFIGIMENTDIHDKMKKLLLGK is encoded by the coding sequence ATGTTACAGAAATTGTTTTTATTATTTGCCTTTTGTGCCCTCACTTTCGGGACATTTGCGCAAGATGCATACCTGAATGCAGAATCAGAGGATACAGATAAAGTTTATCAAGGTAAACCACCTTACGAGGTTAAAATGTATCCACAAAAGTTTAAAGCTGAAAAACCCAAAAACATTATTTTCCTTATTGGTGACGGTATGGGAGTGAGCCAGGTTTTCTCAGGAATTACGGCCAACCAGGGCCACCTGTTTCTTGAAAACTTGCGCCACATTGGTTTTTCAAAAACACAATCAGCCGATAATTACATTACCGACTCGGCAGCCGGGGGAACAGCCTTATCGTGTGGCGTAAAAACATACAACGGTGCAATTGGCGTAAATCCGGATACCGTGAAAGTTAAATCGATTCTTGAAGAGGCGGAAGATAAAGGATTAGCAACCGGGCTGGTTTCAACATCGGCAATTACACATGCCACTCCGGCATCGTTTATCGCGCATCAACCAAGCAGAAACATGTATGAAGCCATTGCTACCGATTTCCTGAAAACCGACATTGATGTGTTTATTGGTGGCGGAAACGACCATTTTACAAAACGCAAAGACGGACGTAACCTGGCAAAAGAGCTTGAAGATAAAGGTTATACTTATGAAACCGACATCAACAAAATAGCACAAATAAAAAGCGGTAAACTTGCGGGATTAACCGCTGGAGTTCACAACGGAAGAATGGAAGAACGTGGAGATATGTTGCCGGTTGCAACTACTACCGCACTTAACATTCTCGACAATAACGACAAAGGATTCTTCTTAATGGTAGAAGGCTCGCAAATTGACTGGGGCGGACACGCCAGCAGCACCGTTTACATTGTTGAAGACATGTTGGATTTTGACCAAACAATAGGCAAAGCACTTGAGTTTGCAGCAAAAGACGGCGAAACGCTGGTACTGGTTACTGCCGACCACGAAACAGGAGGAATGGCACTTACCGGAGGCGATATGAACACCGGAATGGTAAAAGCTGATTTTCCAACAACAGGCCACTCGGCGGTTATGGTTCCGGTTTTTGCTTACGGCCCCGGAGCTGAAGAATTTATTGGGATTATGGAAAATACCGATATTCATGACAAAATGAAGAAACTGTTACTTGGCAAATAG
- a CDS encoding RNA-binding domain-containing protein has translation MSSYIYKLIAEGEHQQQDFKFCINDSKKIAKSLVAFANTDGGRLLIGVKDNGKIAGISSDEEFYMVEAAAKIYSKPQIDFTTRQWTLEGKTVLEIGIEPSDEKPHFAKDENGKWLAYIRQKDENILAHKIQIEVWKKEKSKKGVYVSYSDNERFLIDYLRNNQSITFSKFIRKARLSRRAAEEILSNFVIIDIVKMHTTNDATHFTLNTDFDKEEIEKFSSY, from the coding sequence ATGAGCAGTTATATTTATAAACTTATTGCAGAAGGAGAACATCAGCAGCAGGATTTTAAGTTTTGTATTAACGACTCGAAAAAAATTGCCAAATCGCTGGTGGCATTTGCCAATACCGATGGCGGCCGATTACTGATTGGCGTAAAAGATAACGGTAAAATTGCCGGAATTAGCAGCGACGAAGAATTTTATATGGTTGAAGCAGCTGCAAAAATATACAGCAAACCACAAATTGATTTTACCACCCGCCAATGGACTCTCGAGGGGAAAACGGTTTTGGAAATAGGAATTGAACCTAGTGATGAAAAGCCTCATTTTGCAAAAGATGAAAACGGGAAATGGCTGGCCTACATACGACAGAAAGACGAAAACATATTGGCCCACAAGATTCAAATCGAAGTTTGGAAAAAAGAAAAAAGTAAGAAAGGCGTTTATGTAAGTTACTCCGACAATGAACGTTTTCTTATCGATTATTTGAGAAATAACCAATCGATAACCTTTTCGAAATTCATTCGGAAAGCACGCCTGTCGCGCAGAGCAGCAGAAGAAATATTAAGCAACTTTGTAATTATCGATATTGTAAAAATGCACACTACTAACGATGCAACCCATTTTACTTTAAATACCGATTTTGATAAAGAAGAAATTGAAAAGTTCAGCAGTTATTAG
- a CDS encoding GNAT family N-acetyltransferase: MKIRQATQEDHKSLVDFQLAMAHETEGIELHRPTVELGVQAVLNDSAKGNYYVAETNGQVVASLLTTFEWSDWRNGTILWIQSVYVKPAFRRNGVYRKMYAHIKELVKQNNNLNGIRLYADKTNLPAQKTYENLGMNQDHYTMFEWMK; the protein is encoded by the coding sequence ATGAAAATACGACAAGCAACTCAAGAAGATCATAAATCGTTGGTTGATTTCCAGTTGGCAATGGCGCACGAAACAGAAGGTATCGAATTACACCGGCCAACGGTTGAATTAGGTGTTCAGGCAGTTTTAAACGACAGTGCAAAAGGCAACTATTATGTGGCCGAAACTAACGGGCAGGTGGTTGCTTCGTTGTTAACCACTTTTGAGTGGAGCGACTGGCGAAACGGAACAATTTTATGGATACAATCGGTTTATGTAAAGCCCGCTTTCAGGCGGAACGGAGTTTACCGCAAAATGTATGCACACATTAAAGAGCTGGTAAAGCAAAACAACAACCTTAACGGAATTCGCCTTTATGCAGATAAAACAAACCTGCCGGCACAAAAAACCTACGAAAACCTTGGCATGAACCAAGACCACTATACAATGTTTGAATGGATGAAGTAG
- the yjjX gene encoding inosine/xanthosine triphosphatase: protein MKIVVASENPVKIKATDSGFSTYFEVNEVRGVSVSSGVSDQPMSDEETLTGALNRVENARKEFDDADFWVGIEGGISISGKQIEAFAWVVVLSGEKTGRARTTSFQLPAKVAELITDGYELGVANDILFKQENSKQKTGAVGLLTNNKINRTALYKQAVELALVPFLNPDLY from the coding sequence ATGAAGATTGTTGTTGCCTCGGAAAATCCCGTTAAAATAAAAGCTACCGATTCAGGATTTAGTACCTATTTTGAAGTTAATGAAGTGCGGGGCGTTTCGGTTTCGTCGGGTGTGTCGGATCAGCCAATGAGTGACGAGGAAACTTTAACGGGAGCATTAAATCGTGTTGAAAATGCCCGTAAAGAATTTGATGATGCAGATTTTTGGGTGGGAATTGAAGGCGGAATTTCAATAAGTGGAAAACAAATTGAGGCTTTTGCCTGGGTTGTTGTCTTATCGGGAGAAAAAACGGGGAGGGCACGAACAACCTCTTTTCAGTTGCCGGCAAAGGTTGCGGAGTTAATTACTGATGGTTATGAATTAGGTGTTGCCAACGATATTTTGTTTAAACAAGAAAACTCGAAACAAAAAACCGGAGCTGTTGGACTGCTTACAAATAATAAAATAAACCGCACTGCTCTTTATAAACAGGCGGTTGAACTGGCGTTGGTGCCGTTTTTAAATCCGGATTTATATTAA
- a CDS encoding NifB/NifX family molybdenum-iron cluster-binding protein, with translation MSKIFAITSSGKTEKSFLDLRFGKCEFIVLFDVEKNQYSIEENRFINEKHSGIKLVDFLKEQGVTTIVTGEVGPMVSERLEKEKLQLVLLNEERIRVDEIMDRISG, from the coding sequence ATGAGTAAAATTTTCGCGATAACATCCTCAGGCAAAACAGAAAAGTCTTTTCTCGACCTTCGTTTTGGTAAATGTGAATTCATTGTACTGTTTGATGTTGAGAAAAACCAATATTCTATTGAGGAAAACCGGTTTATAAATGAAAAACACAGTGGTATTAAGCTGGTTGATTTTTTAAAAGAACAAGGTGTTACAACCATTGTTACCGGTGAAGTTGGGCCAATGGTTAGCGAGCGCCTCGAGAAAGAAAAACTACAACTGGTGCTTTTAAACGAAGAGCGAATCAGGGTTGACGAAATAATGGACCGTATCAGCGGTTAA
- a CDS encoding carboxymuconolactone decarboxylase family protein: MGNLVEEFGEYRAKMNEKILDSDNKVMKRIFSLDTLTYKEGALGANVKEMLGLATSLVLRCDDCVKYHLEKCHELKVTTDQVFEVFSVANVVGGTICIPHTRRAVEYWEELNKLKKD, from the coding sequence ATGGGAAACTTAGTGGAAGAATTTGGCGAATACCGGGCAAAAATGAATGAAAAAATTCTGGACTCGGATAACAAAGTAATGAAACGAATTTTCAGTCTCGACACTTTAACCTACAAAGAAGGTGCTTTGGGCGCTAATGTTAAAGAAATGCTGGGATTGGCAACATCGCTGGTACTGCGTTGCGACGATTGCGTAAAATACCACCTCGAGAAATGTCATGAACTAAAGGTTACTACCGATCAGGTGTTTGAAGTTTTTAGCGTTGCCAACGTGGTAGGCGGAACCATCTGTATTCCCCACACACGAAGAGCTGTCGAATACTGGGAAGAATTAAACAAATTAAAAAAAGATTAA
- a CDS encoding SPOR domain-containing protein — MRTFLLVLVGLLATNFSFAQVDLSEEMVVDTSNIAILERLDVNRDARLDKMLKWHIEKNQKREGMNGYRVEIFFSSSLDAKEQALNLKTEFLTNYPEFPVHIKFIAPNFRVRVGDFRTKNEALKLYKKVQKDYPAAFIVPDVIEFPLLKQNQYE; from the coding sequence ATGAGGACTTTTTTGCTGGTTTTAGTTGGTCTGTTGGCCACAAATTTCTCGTTCGCCCAAGTTGATCTTTCTGAAGAGATGGTTGTTGATACAAGCAACATTGCTATTTTAGAGCGACTTGATGTGAACCGGGACGCACGGCTGGACAAGATGCTAAAATGGCATATTGAAAAGAACCAAAAAAGAGAGGGGATGAATGGGTACAGAGTTGAGATCTTTTTTAGTTCGAGTTTGGACGCTAAAGAACAAGCCCTTAATCTGAAAACCGAATTTCTGACAAACTACCCCGAATTTCCAGTTCATATAAAATTTATTGCACCAAACTTTCGGGTTCGTGTAGGCGATTTTAGAACGAAAAATGAGGCCTTGAAATTGTACAAAAAAGTACAAAAGGATTATCCTGCAGCTTTTATTGTTCCTGATGTAATCGAATTTCCATTGTTGAAACAAAATCAGTATGAGTGA
- a CDS encoding amidophosphoribosyltransferase: MSDQIKHECGIALIRLLKPLSYYHKKYGTWKYGLNKLYLLMEKQHNRGQDGAGICCVKSELDPGNPYISRFRSVEPNPIKDVFDKVNKPLKKAKRNNFDINDPEWAENNFPFAGTLYLGHLRYGTFGKNSIDFTHPVMRQNNWKSRNLVLAGNFNLTNTDELFNVLLNLGQHPKAYTDTVTALEKVGHFLDEENQLLFRKYKNEGYDNNEISPLIEQNLDIQNILERASKDWDGGYAMAGLVGHGDAFVVRDPWGIRPAHYYADDEIVVVASERPVIQTVMNLEEGDVQEIGPGEGLIIKKNGKVSREMIRVPHKRKSCSFERIYFSRGSDKSIYQERKQLGRLLTPIVLEAVDYDYENTVFSYIPNTAETAFYGLVDGVRHHLVDWKIDQIQQKNGSLSDKDIKRILSFEPRVEKIAIKDVKLRTFIADDASRDDLVAHVYDVTYGVIQKDKDTLVIIDDSIVRGTTLKKSILKILDRLKPKKIIVVSSAPQIRYPDCYGIDMARLDKFIAFSAAIELLKDHGKESIIQQVYKKCKDQENLPKEEMVNYVREIYKPFTAEEISAKIAELLKPEDCNAEIEIVYQSIENLHKACPNDLGDWYFTGNYPTPGGNRVVNGSFINYIEGKDARAY; encoded by the coding sequence ATGAGTGACCAGATTAAACACGAGTGTGGCATTGCTTTAATTCGTTTGTTAAAACCGCTTTCTTACTACCATAAAAAGTATGGTACCTGGAAGTACGGACTGAACAAGTTGTACCTTTTAATGGAAAAACAGCATAACCGCGGACAGGACGGCGCCGGAATTTGCTGTGTAAAATCAGAACTCGATCCGGGTAATCCGTATATAAGTCGGTTCCGCTCGGTTGAGCCAAATCCAATAAAAGATGTTTTTGATAAGGTGAACAAACCTTTGAAAAAAGCGAAACGCAACAATTTCGACATCAACGACCCGGAATGGGCCGAAAACAATTTCCCGTTTGCCGGAACGCTTTACCTGGGGCACTTGCGCTATGGAACTTTCGGTAAAAACAGTATTGATTTTACCCACCCGGTAATGCGCCAAAATAACTGGAAATCGCGTAACCTGGTTTTGGCAGGTAATTTTAACCTTACCAATACCGACGAGCTTTTTAATGTGCTGCTTAATTTGGGGCAACATCCAAAAGCGTATACCGATACGGTAACTGCACTCGAAAAAGTGGGGCATTTTCTCGATGAGGAAAACCAGCTGCTTTTCAGAAAATATAAAAACGAAGGCTACGATAATAACGAGATTTCGCCGTTGATTGAGCAAAACCTCGATATTCAGAATATTTTGGAGCGTGCCTCGAAAGACTGGGATGGCGGCTATGCTATGGCTGGGTTAGTTGGGCACGGCGATGCTTTTGTGGTTCGCGATCCGTGGGGAATTCGCCCGGCACATTATTATGCCGACGATGAAATTGTGGTGGTAGCTTCGGAGCGCCCTGTGATTCAGACGGTAATGAACCTGGAGGAAGGCGATGTGCAGGAAATTGGTCCTGGTGAAGGACTGATCATTAAAAAGAACGGAAAAGTTTCGAGAGAAATGATCCGTGTGCCACATAAAAGAAAATCATGTTCTTTCGAGCGAATTTATTTCTCGCGCGGTAGCGATAAATCAATCTACCAGGAAAGAAAGCAGCTGGGGCGTTTGTTAACGCCAATTGTTTTGGAGGCTGTTGATTATGATTACGAAAATACTGTATTCTCATACATTCCGAACACTGCCGAAACGGCTTTTTATGGTTTGGTTGACGGAGTTCGTCATCATTTGGTAGATTGGAAAATCGATCAGATTCAGCAGAAAAATGGTTCATTGTCGGACAAGGATATTAAACGCATTTTGTCGTTTGAACCACGGGTCGAGAAAATTGCCATTAAAGACGTGAAGCTGCGAACATTTATTGCCGACGATGCCAGTCGCGATGATTTGGTAGCCCACGTTTACGATGTTACTTACGGCGTAATTCAGAAAGATAAAGATACGTTGGTAATTATCGACGATTCGATTGTACGTGGTACAACGCTGAAAAAAAGTATTCTGAAAATACTTGATCGCCTGAAACCGAAAAAAATCATTGTGGTTTCATCGGCACCGCAAATTCGTTACCCCGATTGTTACGGAATTGACATGGCACGATTGGATAAGTTTATTGCATTTAGTGCCGCCATCGAGTTGTTGAAAGATCACGGAAAGGAATCAATAATTCAGCAGGTGTACAAAAAATGTAAAGATCAGGAGAACTTGCCAAAAGAAGAAATGGTGAACTACGTGCGCGAAATTTACAAACCTTTTACTGCTGAAGAAATTTCGGCTAAAATTGCCGAATTGTTAAAGCCTGAAGATTGTAACGCCGAGATTGAGATTGTATACCAGTCGATTGAAAATTTACATAAGGCTTGCCCGAATGATTTGGGTGATTGGTATTTTACGGGTAATTATCCAACACCTGGTGGAAATAGGGTAGTTAACGGATCGTTTATCAACTACATTGAAGGAAAAGACGCCAGAGCTTACTAG
- a CDS encoding GNAT family N-acetyltransferase codes for MKDIITPIAREEIYAELTPEKLLRKTNKGGNEIYIVTAHDSPAIMHELGRLREITFRDAGGGTGKETDIDSYDTAENPYKQLIVWDPDAKEILGGYRYVLCADAPRDKDGNIKLATSRVFHFSKEFEENYLPYTLELGRSFVQPAYQSSKAGAKALFALDNLWDGLGALTVDHPEIKYFFGKITMYEHFHDEARNLIQYFFKKYFRDKENLVYPLNPVEFNIDMDAMEKLFVGPEYKDDYKILVQNVRTYGENIPPLVNAYMNLSPSMKTFGTIKNEVFGNVLETGIILTIKDIYEVKVDRHIETYIKGKEDDEWPTVE; via the coding sequence ATGAAGGATATAATAACACCTATAGCGAGAGAAGAAATTTATGCAGAGCTGACTCCTGAAAAATTACTTCGAAAAACCAATAAAGGTGGTAACGAAATATATATTGTAACTGCGCACGACTCGCCGGCAATTATGCACGAGTTGGGCCGTTTGCGCGAGATAACATTCAGAGATGCTGGTGGCGGAACCGGCAAGGAAACCGATATTGACAGTTACGACACGGCAGAAAATCCTTACAAACAATTGATTGTTTGGGATCCGGATGCCAAAGAAATTTTAGGCGGTTACAGATATGTTTTGTGCGCCGATGCGCCCCGCGACAAAGATGGCAACATAAAGTTGGCTACATCGCGTGTATTTCATTTTTCGAAAGAATTTGAAGAGAACTACCTGCCCTACACATTGGAACTGGGACGCTCGTTTGTGCAACCGGCCTACCAGTCGAGCAAAGCCGGAGCCAAAGCTCTTTTTGCACTCGATAACCTTTGGGATGGACTGGGTGCGCTTACTGTTGACCATCCGGAGATAAAATATTTCTTTGGAAAGATCACGATGTACGAGCATTTTCATGACGAAGCCCGTAATCTGATTCAGTATTTCTTCAAAAAATATTTCCGCGATAAAGAAAATCTTGTATACCCGTTAAATCCGGTTGAATTTAACATCGACATGGACGCCATGGAAAAACTTTTTGTTGGCCCGGAATACAAAGATGACTACAAAATTCTGGTACAAAACGTTAGAACCTACGGCGAAAATATTCCTCCTCTGGTAAATGCATACATGAACCTTTCGCCATCGATGAAAACCTTTGGAACAATTAAAAACGAGGTATTTGGGAATGTACTTGAAACCGGAATTATTTTAACAATTAAAGACATTTACGAGGTTAAAGTTGACCGCCACATTGAAACTTACATAAAAGGTAAGGAAGACGATGAATGGCCAACGGTTGAATAA
- a CDS encoding 1-acyl-sn-glycerol-3-phosphate acyltransferase, translating to MTTENSTKSYKPIRIREVFAAKSPGLAKFIPGFVFRYLNNILHLDEVNTFLEKYGHLKGIEFVDQVVEEFNVREFVHNSENIPKSGRYIFASNHPLGGFDGMLLMKNVEARLGAFKFLANDILLNIPQLSPVFVPVNKHGGHAREAAKKLSECYNSEDQILIFPSGLASRKIKGQIMDLEWKKHFISKAIKHKRDVIPVFISGRNSNRFYRLAKFRKFFKIKWNLEMFFLPDETIKHKNTDVHLYFGKPIPHTTFDGTKTHQEWAEWVKNKVYKLKESSGSVN from the coding sequence ATGACGACAGAGAATAGCACGAAAAGCTACAAGCCAATCCGAATCAGGGAGGTATTTGCTGCCAAAAGTCCGGGGCTTGCAAAGTTTATCCCGGGATTTGTATTTCGTTATCTGAACAATATTCTTCACCTTGACGAGGTAAATACTTTTCTTGAGAAGTACGGACACCTGAAAGGAATTGAATTTGTTGACCAGGTGGTTGAAGAATTTAATGTTCGCGAATTTGTTCATAACAGTGAAAACATCCCGAAATCAGGGCGTTACATTTTTGCGAGCAACCATCCACTTGGTGGTTTCGACGGGATGCTATTAATGAAAAACGTGGAAGCACGACTGGGAGCGTTCAAATTTCTGGCTAACGATATTTTGCTGAATATTCCACAGTTAAGCCCGGTTTTTGTTCCGGTTAACAAACACGGTGGTCACGCGCGCGAAGCTGCAAAAAAACTATCAGAATGCTACAACTCCGAAGACCAGATATTGATTTTCCCGTCAGGACTGGCATCACGAAAAATTAAAGGGCAAATTATGGATTTGGAGTGGAAGAAGCACTTTATAAGCAAAGCCATCAAACACAAACGCGATGTTATTCCGGTTTTTATTAGCGGACGAAATTCAAACCGCTTTTACCGATTGGCAAAATTCAGGAAATTTTTCAAAATAAAATGGAACCTCGAAATGTTTTTTCTTCCCGATGAGACGATAAAACATAAAAATACCGACGTTCATCTTTATTTCGGGAAACCCATTCCACACACCACTTTTGACGGCACAAAAACACACCAGGAGTGGGCCGAGTGGGTAAAAAACAAAGTTTACAAACTAAAAGAAAGTTCTGGTTCAGTAAATTAA
- a CDS encoding division/cell wall cluster transcriptional repressor MraZ: MAFFAGTYQATIDDKGRVVLPSAFKKAMGENIPDQVVLEKNRLGKCLDIHPMEVWQEKVEKFQAKVRASTNPAHFAALRQYFRNFAPVSLAANGRINIPDEYLKYANLEGKVTFLGMGASISLSNEIVAEADDISDDAYLDMLREFDL, encoded by the coding sequence ATGGCATTTTTCGCAGGAACATATCAGGCAACCATCGACGACAAAGGGCGGGTGGTTCTTCCGTCGGCTTTTAAGAAGGCGATGGGCGAAAATATTCCTGATCAGGTTGTTCTGGAAAAGAATCGACTGGGGAAATGCCTTGATATTCATCCGATGGAAGTGTGGCAGGAAAAAGTGGAGAAGTTTCAGGCCAAAGTACGCGCCAGTACCAATCCTGCACATTTTGCCGCTTTGCGTCAGTATTTCCGGAATTTTGCTCCGGTTAGCCTCGCCGCAAACGGTCGGATAAATATTCCTGATGAATATTTAAAGTACGCGAACCTGGAGGGCAAGGTAACATTCCTTGGAATGGGTGCCTCTATTAGCCTGAGCAACGAAATCGTGGCAGAAGCCGACGATATATCTGATGATGCTTATCTGGACATGTTGAGAGAATTTGATTTGTAG
- the rsmH gene encoding 16S rRNA (cytosine(1402)-N(4))-methyltransferase RsmH has protein sequence MSDVYHIPVLAAESIEGMNLHPGASVVDATFGGGGHSAMILNALDSGGRLFAFDQDEDAAGNAIEDDRLFFIRHNFRYVRNFLQYYDVEQVDAVFADLGVSSHEFDEAERGFSFRFDAPLDMRMNREAGLDAAKVVNEYDEEKLQMIFRMYGEVKNARKLVAQIIKARNEAPIKTTTRLKEIASACAPKAIENKYLAQVFQALRIEVNEEMEALREFLMASLEVLKPGGRLVILTYHSLEDRLCKNFMRAGNFEGKIEKDFYGNVQSPFKLINRKVIVAGEEELNANPRSRSAKLRIAEKI, from the coding sequence ATGTCTGATGTTTATCACATACCGGTTTTGGCAGCCGAAAGTATCGAGGGGATGAATCTGCATCCCGGTGCCAGTGTTGTTGATGCTACCTTCGGAGGTGGCGGTCATTCAGCAATGATATTGAATGCACTTGACAGTGGTGGTCGCTTGTTTGCTTTCGACCAGGATGAAGACGCTGCCGGGAATGCCATAGAGGATGACCGGCTTTTTTTTATTCGTCATAATTTTCGTTACGTCCGCAATTTTCTGCAATACTACGATGTAGAACAGGTAGATGCCGTATTTGCTGATCTGGGCGTTTCGTCGCACGAGTTTGATGAGGCCGAGCGCGGATTCTCATTTCGTTTTGATGCGCCGCTCGACATGCGCATGAATCGTGAGGCCGGGCTTGATGCCGCAAAAGTGGTGAATGAATACGATGAAGAAAAACTTCAGATGATATTCAGGATGTATGGCGAAGTTAAGAATGCCCGCAAACTTGTTGCTCAAATTATTAAAGCCCGTAATGAGGCTCCCATAAAAACAACTACACGTTTAAAAGAAATTGCATCGGCTTGTGCTCCAAAGGCAATCGAGAATAAATATCTGGCGCAGGTTTTTCAGGCACTTCGTATTGAGGTTAATGAAGAAATGGAGGCTTTGCGCGAATTTCTGATGGCATCGCTTGAGGTGCTGAAGCCAGGAGGCCGGTTGGTCATTCTTACTTATCACAGTTTGGAAGACCGCCTGTGTAAGAATTTTATGCGTGCCGGAAATTTTGAGGGAAAAATTGAAAAAGACTTTTACGGGAATGTGCAGTCGCCTTTTAAACTCATAAACCGAAAAGTGATTGTGGCCGGAGAAGAGGAGTTGAACGCCAATCCACGGTCGAGGAGTGCAAAGCTAAGAATAGCAGAGAAAATTTAA
- a CDS encoding FtsL-like putative cell division protein, producing the protein MKSFIGGTILTDERTLKQMPFVAFLAVLGLLLIANRNWSESTLREIVVLQEELEELRSESVTLSAKLMDASRPSEVAKRVEEAGIGLQEPMRPPQKITVEKED; encoded by the coding sequence ATGAAGTCCTTTATTGGGGGGACCATATTGACAGACGAACGGACATTGAAGCAAATGCCGTTTGTGGCATTTCTTGCGGTTTTGGGATTGCTTTTAATTGCGAATCGTAACTGGTCGGAAAGCACGCTGCGCGAAATTGTGGTGTTGCAGGAAGAGTTGGAAGAATTACGATCGGAATCAGTAACGCTATCTGCCAAATTGATGGATGCAAGTCGTCCGTCGGAAGTAGCAAAACGAGTTGAGGAGGCCGGAATTGGTTTGCAAGAACCAATGCGTCCGCCACAAAAAATAACGGTTGAAAAAGAAGATTAG